The Acidobacteriota bacterium genome includes a window with the following:
- a CDS encoding 2Fe-2S iron-sulfur cluster binding domain-containing protein, with protein sequence MPGTVAPTTLTQFRCPVCSADFATFSALQGHFASAHPGRVLPVTTKLDVNGKECEVLIEPHWTLQRTLQYKLGLTGAKQMCDRGACGSCTVIIDGRAVLSCTTLAVECEG encoded by the coding sequence ATGCCGGGGACCGTGGCGCCGACGACCCTGACGCAATTCCGCTGCCCCGTCTGCAGCGCCGATTTCGCCACCTTTTCCGCCCTGCAGGGGCACTTCGCCTCCGCCCACCCCGGGCGGGTGCTGCCGGTGACGACGAAACTCGACGTGAACGGGAAGGAGTGCGAAGTCCTGATCGAGCCGCACTGGACGCTGCAGCGCACGCTCCAGTACAAGCTCGGCCTCACGGGGGCGAAGCAGATGTGCGACCGGGGGGCCTGCGGCTCCTGCACCGTCATCATCGACGGCCGGGCGGTGCTCTCCTGCACGACGCTGGCGGTGGAATGCGAGGGGA
- a CDS encoding TerB family tellurite resistance protein, whose amino-acid sequence MDIPLAERGNYYRGLLVLIRKDRVISARERDLMIRLGQGLDFDPRFCEGVIDEVLKNPHIKSKPMKFSDPGIARLFVRDALMIAGIDGEIHPDEWTWIRAVARKNGLTDREIGDGAGSPPPVEPFPG is encoded by the coding sequence ATGGACATTCCGCTTGCGGAACGCGGGAACTACTACCGGGGGTTGCTGGTGCTGATCCGGAAGGACCGGGTCATCAGCGCCCGGGAACGGGACCTGATGATCCGGCTCGGGCAGGGGCTCGATTTCGACCCGCGCTTCTGCGAGGGGGTGATCGACGAGGTCCTGAAAAACCCCCATATCAAGAGCAAGCCGATGAAGTTCTCCGATCCCGGCATCGCCCGCCTCTTCGTCCGCGACGCCCTCATGATCGCCGGAATCGACGGCGAGATCCATCCCGATGAATGGACCTGGATACGAGCGGTCGCCAGGAAAAACGGGCTGACGGACCGGGAAATCGGGGACGGGGCGGGATCTCCCCCCCCCGTCGAACCGTTTCCAGGCTAG
- a CDS encoding pyridoxamine 5'-phosphate oxidase family protein, with product MSLKEYADFANENKTCYLATVEGDQPRVRCLGMWYADETGFYFQAQTVKAMVRQLEKNPKVEAYFNAPDFSRVMRVSGRVRFIDDPGLRAKCIEERPFVKNFGITEPDNPLLAVFQIHTGEAYFWTMGDSMKEDRIPRVRF from the coding sequence ATGAGTCTGAAGGAATACGCGGATTTTGCGAACGAGAACAAGACCTGCTACCTGGCTACCGTCGAGGGGGACCAGCCCCGGGTGCGTTGCCTCGGCATGTGGTACGCGGACGAGACCGGGTTCTATTTCCAGGCGCAGACGGTCAAGGCGATGGTCCGGCAGCTGGAGAAGAATCCGAAGGTCGAGGCCTATTTCAACGCGCCGGACTTCAGCCGGGTGATGAGGGTCTCGGGCAGGGTCCGGTTCATCGATGACCCGGGGCTGAGGGCGAAATGCATCGAGGAGCGCCCCTTCGTGAAGAATTTCGGGATCACCGAGCCGGACAACCCCCTGCTGGCCGTGTTCCAGATCCATACCGGGGAGGCCTATTTCTGGACGATGGGGGACAGCATGAAGGAAGACCGCATCCCCCGGGTCCGATTCTAG
- a CDS encoding 2Fe-2S iron-sulfur cluster binding domain-containing protein produces the protein MMESVTLDIDGKPIEAAGGTTLLEAARANGIEIPTHCNDENLRPYGGCRLCMVEVARGDRKRLVAACLYEVEQGLVVRTRNSRIDRIRKMIIELTWPNMREYAEEYGAEADRFGNENTDCALCGKCVRFCAESRLGDIVYFKGRGIHRDIDLTPGRDFDYDVYMKCMSFCPGGRLMNKIVKLWEE, from the coding sequence ATGATGGAATCAGTCACCCTTGATATCGACGGGAAGCCGATCGAGGCGGCCGGAGGGACGACCCTGCTCGAGGCGGCCAGGGCCAACGGCATCGAGATCCCGACCCACTGCAACGACGAGAACCTGCGTCCCTACGGGGGGTGCAGGCTGTGCATGGTGGAGGTCGCCAGGGGCGATAGAAAGAGGCTGGTCGCGGCCTGCCTGTACGAAGTCGAACAGGGGCTGGTGGTCCGCACCCGAAACAGCCGGATCGACAGGATCCGGAAGATGATCATCGAGCTGACCTGGCCCAACATGCGCGAATATGCGGAGGAGTACGGCGCCGAGGCGGACAGGTTCGGCAACGAGAACACCGACTGCGCCCTGTGCGGGAAATGCGTCAGGTTCTGCGCGGAATCCCGATTGGGCGACATCGTCTATTTCAAGGGAAGGGGCATCCACCGGGACATCGACCTCACGCCGGGAAGGGATTTCGACTACGACGTCTACATGAAGTGCATGTCGTTCTGCCCGGGGGGGAGGCTGATGAACAAGATCGTGAAATTGTGGGAAGAATGA
- a CDS encoding type II toxin-antitoxin system VapC family toxin, whose amino-acid sequence MKTVSDSVHPSEGDWIGPLYLDASALAKLYLPEPGSDLLDAAVRGRRDLVVSDLAITEIVSAISRRRREGSLAAVSCVRLHRKISADIGDGLYIKSDLMPEVHREAERFLLAVDDVPLRAADALHLALASLSGASAIVTYDLRLAQAALRIGLNSLPR is encoded by the coding sequence GTGAAGACCGTCTCTGATTCCGTCCATCCTTCAGAAGGGGATTGGATCGGCCCGTTATATCTGGATGCCAGCGCACTGGCCAAACTCTACCTGCCCGAACCGGGAAGTGACCTCCTGGATGCGGCCGTTCGGGGACGGCGCGATCTCGTGGTCTCGGATCTGGCCATCACCGAAATCGTCTCCGCCATCTCCCGCCGGCGCCGCGAGGGAAGCCTTGCCGCTGTGTCCTGCGTGCGCCTACACCGGAAGATTTCGGCCGATATCGGGGACGGGCTCTACATAAAAAGTGACCTGATGCCGGAAGTCCATCGCGAAGCCGAGAGGTTTCTGCTGGCAGTTGACGATGTTCCCTTGCGGGCGGCCGACGCTCTCCACCTCGCCCTTGCGAGCCTATCGGGAGCGTCGGCCATCGTCACGTACGATCTGCGTCTGGCGCAGGCGGCGCTCAGGATAGGATTGAACTCTCTGCCTCGGTAA
- a CDS encoding type II toxin-antitoxin system prevent-host-death family antitoxin, with translation MKRAGIREARQSISELIEMVRKGREVLITDRGKPVARLVPAEASSARAFPGRAAFRRSMPALSPPLSSAVCEDREDRL, from the coding sequence ATGAAAAGGGCCGGAATCAGGGAAGCGCGTCAGAGCATCTCGGAGCTTATCGAGATGGTGCGTAAGGGAAGGGAAGTGTTGATCACCGACCGAGGCAAGCCGGTGGCCCGGCTGGTGCCTGCGGAGGCGTCCAGTGCCCGGGCGTTCCCTGGCCGGGCAGCGTTCCGGCGATCGATGCCCGCCTTGAGCCCGCCTTTATCTTCAGCCGTCTGTGAGGATCGTGAAGACCGTCTCTGA
- a CDS encoding glutamine--tRNA ligase/YqeY domain fusion protein, producing the protein MESSHDSEGPGRDAGGPEGETGSGQPVDFVRAAVRDDIGAGKNGGKVCTRFPPEPNGYLHIGHAKAICLNFGIAAEFGGSCNLRFDDTNPAKEDVEYVESIQEDVRWLGFEWGDRLYYASDYFERLYECALELIRRGKAYVDSLTAEEIRSYRGTLTEPGKESPYRDRSVEENLDLFRRMRAGGFEDGSHVLRARIDMASPNLNMRDPTIYRIRRVGHHRTGEAWCIYPMYDFAHSLSDSFEGITHSICTLEFEDHRPLYDWFQEALGLPFRSRQIEFARLNLNYTVMSKRKLLQLVKEGLVRGWDDPRMPTLCGLRRRGYTPESIRNFCERIGVGKRDGVVDVALLEHSLREDLNARAPRVMAVLRPLRLVIDNYPEGKVEMMQAVNNPEDASSGTREVAFSRELLIEREDFMEDPPKKFFRLAPGRTVRLRYACLVTCTGVVKDEKGEIVEVHCRYYPRGEAEDLPRAKATLHWVSAAHSLPAEVRLYDRLFSVENPADDKEGKDFKAHLNPGSLEILDGCRLEASLGAARPGDGCQFERLGYFCMDPDSRPGKPVYNRTVTLRDAWAKIVRKASA; encoded by the coding sequence ATGGAATCGAGCCACGACAGTGAGGGCCCCGGGCGGGACGCCGGCGGGCCGGAAGGTGAAACCGGGTCCGGGCAGCCGGTCGATTTCGTTCGGGCGGCGGTCAGGGATGACATCGGAGCGGGGAAAAACGGGGGAAAGGTGTGCACGCGATTTCCCCCGGAGCCGAACGGGTACCTCCATATCGGGCATGCCAAGGCCATCTGCCTGAACTTCGGCATCGCGGCCGAGTTCGGCGGCAGCTGCAACCTGCGCTTCGACGACACCAACCCCGCGAAAGAGGACGTGGAGTACGTGGAATCGATCCAGGAGGATGTCCGCTGGCTCGGGTTCGAATGGGGCGACCGCCTCTACTATGCCTCGGACTACTTCGAGCGGCTCTACGAATGCGCCCTGGAGCTGATCCGGAGGGGGAAGGCCTACGTCGACAGCCTGACGGCGGAAGAGATCCGCTCCTACCGGGGGACCCTTACGGAGCCCGGGAAGGAGAGCCCCTACCGCGACCGTTCCGTGGAGGAGAACCTCGACCTGTTCCGCAGGATGCGCGCGGGCGGGTTCGAGGACGGGAGCCACGTGCTGCGGGCCAGGATCGACATGGCGTCGCCGAACCTGAACATGCGCGACCCCACGATCTACCGGATCCGCCGGGTGGGCCACCACCGGACGGGGGAGGCGTGGTGCATCTACCCGATGTACGACTTCGCCCACTCCCTGTCCGATTCCTTCGAAGGGATCACCCACTCGATCTGCACGCTCGAGTTCGAGGATCACCGGCCCTTGTACGACTGGTTCCAGGAGGCCCTCGGGCTCCCCTTCCGCTCCCGGCAGATCGAATTCGCGCGCCTCAACCTCAACTATACCGTCATGAGCAAGCGCAAGCTTCTCCAACTGGTGAAGGAGGGGCTGGTCCGCGGCTGGGACGACCCGCGGATGCCCACCCTGTGCGGGCTGCGGCGGCGGGGGTACACGCCGGAATCGATCCGGAACTTCTGCGAGCGGATCGGCGTGGGCAAGCGAGACGGCGTGGTGGACGTGGCGCTGCTCGAACACTCCCTGAGGGAAGACCTGAACGCCCGCGCCCCCCGGGTCATGGCGGTGCTGCGCCCGCTGCGCCTCGTCATCGACAACTACCCCGAGGGGAAGGTGGAAATGATGCAGGCGGTCAATAACCCGGAGGACGCCTCATCGGGCACGCGGGAGGTGGCGTTTTCGCGCGAACTCCTGATCGAGAGGGAGGACTTCATGGAGGATCCTCCCAAGAAGTTTTTCCGCCTGGCCCCGGGCCGGACGGTGCGGTTGCGCTACGCCTGCCTCGTCACCTGCACCGGCGTGGTCAAGGACGAGAAGGGGGAGATCGTGGAGGTCCACTGCCGGTACTATCCCCGCGGGGAGGCGGAAGACCTGCCCCGGGCGAAGGCGACGCTGCACTGGGTCTCGGCCGCCCACTCCCTCCCGGCCGAGGTCCGGCTCTACGACCGGCTCTTTTCGGTCGAAAACCCGGCCGACGACAAGGAAGGGAAGGATTTCAAGGCGCACCTGAACCCCGGTTCGCTCGAAATCCTCGACGGCTGCCGGCTCGAGGCGTCCCTCGGGGCGGCCCGGCCCGGGGACGGCTGCCAGTTCGAGCGCCTCGGCTACTTCTGCATGGACCCCGACTCCAGGCCGGGGAAGCCGGTATATAACCGCACGGTGACGCTGAGGGACGCCTGGGCCAAGATCGTCAGGAAGGCGTCCGCCTGA
- a CDS encoding tetratricopeptide repeat protein produces the protein MERTGKTFFAAFLAAAVTFFVIGGGTSFAALQDQAEEEETEYTEEEYNAWAEADKEPDPLKRGAMLLAFVDKYPESKLMPYINSSYERLLFETSEAEKYSELEVLAEQWSELRPGQLQTLAYLAKATEILGHDQKCVECYEKIYKLRPTGGIAYQIARLYKKMGNDDKYLEWADSVMMYPEYETDFRLRYEIMQFHAAKNDIAKADAFARETIKAADLVKEPGEDTRKHLAVARHDAYHVIGVHLYDQNQFDEAIDAFRKAIEAERYAEGYYWIGMCEWEKKMVDEAIESFAKAEVLGGDTAPKAKERLEQLYKALHNDTTIGIEKVYRRAREELGIE, from the coding sequence ATGGAACGTACCGGCAAGACCTTTTTTGCAGCCTTTCTCGCGGCGGCTGTGACTTTCTTCGTCATCGGCGGCGGCACCTCGTTCGCCGCATTGCAGGACCAGGCCGAGGAAGAGGAGACGGAGTACACCGAAGAGGAATACAACGCCTGGGCGGAGGCCGACAAGGAGCCCGACCCGCTCAAGCGGGGGGCGATGCTCCTGGCTTTCGTGGACAAATACCCGGAATCCAAGCTCATGCCCTACATCAACTCCTCCTATGAGCGCCTCCTCTTCGAAACCTCCGAAGCGGAGAAGTACAGCGAGCTCGAGGTCCTGGCGGAGCAGTGGAGCGAGCTCCGGCCGGGCCAGCTGCAGACCCTGGCCTACCTGGCGAAGGCGACCGAGATCCTCGGGCACGACCAGAAGTGCGTCGAGTGCTACGAGAAAATCTACAAGCTGCGCCCCACGGGCGGCATCGCCTACCAGATCGCAAGGCTCTACAAGAAGATGGGCAACGACGACAAGTACCTGGAATGGGCCGACTCGGTCATGATGTACCCGGAATATGAAACCGACTTCCGGCTGCGCTACGAGATCATGCAGTTCCACGCGGCCAAGAACGACATCGCCAAGGCCGACGCCTTCGCCCGGGAAACGATCAAGGCGGCCGACCTGGTGAAGGAACCCGGGGAGGACACCCGGAAACACCTGGCCGTGGCGCGCCACGACGCCTACCACGTGATCGGGGTCCACCTCTACGACCAGAACCAGTTCGACGAAGCCATCGACGCCTTCCGCAAGGCGATCGAGGCCGAGCGGTACGCCGAGGGCTATTACTGGATCGGCATGTGCGAGTGGGAAAAGAAGATGGTGGACGAGGCGATCGAATCCTTCGCCAAGGCCGAAGTCCTCGGCGGCGACACCGCCCCCAAGGCCAAGGAGAGACTGGAGCAGCTGTACAAGGCGCTCCACAACGACACCACCATCGGCATCGAAAAGGTTTACCGGAGGGCCCGGGAGGAACTGGGGATCGAGTAG
- a CDS encoding F0F1 ATP synthase subunit epsilon, with translation MSLPDTIHLEVVTPDGQVYSGDVDSVVVPARQGYMGILPGHAPLLAELGIGEISIRTGDGTDYMFCSWGFLEVLPGRVVLLAQTAEMASDIDVRRAEEAKARAEKMLASTDPGTDFRGAELALMQAISRLNAAHRMVRRPRP, from the coding sequence ATGTCATTGCCCGATACGATTCATCTGGAAGTGGTCACGCCCGACGGGCAGGTCTACAGCGGCGACGTCGACTCCGTCGTGGTCCCGGCCCGGCAGGGGTACATGGGGATCCTGCCGGGGCATGCGCCCCTGCTGGCGGAACTGGGGATCGGCGAGATCTCCATCCGGACCGGCGACGGCACCGACTACATGTTCTGTTCCTGGGGTTTCCTGGAGGTGCTCCCCGGCCGCGTGGTGCTGCTGGCGCAGACGGCGGAGATGGCGTCCGACATCGACGTCAGGCGGGCCGAGGAGGCCAAGGCGCGCGCAGAGAAGATGCTGGCGTCCACCGACCCCGGGACCGATTTCCGGGGCGCGGAGCTGGCGCTGATGCAGGCGATTTCCAGGCTCAACGCGGCGCACCGGATGGTCCGGAGGCCGCGTCCCTGA
- the atpD gene encoding F0F1 ATP synthase subunit beta has product MAQVGKVVQIIGPVVDCQFEEGHLPSIHNCVVVEGDAGGRARRVTTEVQQHLGESRVRCVGMQPTDGLVRGMKATDTGEPITVPVGKETLGRVMNVIGEPVDEKGPIEAVKRYPIHRPAPSFDDQSTETRMLETGIKVIDLLEPYVLGGKIGLFGGAGVGKTVVIMEMIHRIALHHGGFSVFAGVGERTREGNDLWLEMKESGVIEKAALIYGQMTEPPGARLRVGLTGLTVAEFFRDEEHQDVLLFIDNIFRFTQAGSEVSALLGRMPSAVGYQPNLATEMGELQERITSTRHGSITSIQAIYVPADDYTDPAPATTFAHLDATTNLERRIVELGIYPAVDPLASTSRILDPRIIGEDHYGVAREVKRILQRYKDLQDIIAILGIDELGEDDKLTVSRARKIQKFLSQPFFVAEQFTGIPGKYLPVKESIEGFRGICEGKYDHVPEQAFYMVGGIDEVLEKAKQIDAA; this is encoded by the coding sequence ATGGCACAGGTCGGGAAAGTGGTTCAGATCATCGGTCCGGTGGTGGACTGCCAGTTCGAGGAGGGGCACCTCCCCTCGATCCACAACTGCGTCGTCGTCGAGGGGGACGCGGGCGGCCGGGCCAGGCGCGTGACGACCGAAGTCCAGCAGCACCTCGGCGAGAGCCGGGTCCGCTGCGTCGGCATGCAGCCCACCGACGGGCTGGTGCGCGGCATGAAGGCGACCGACACCGGGGAGCCGATCACCGTGCCGGTCGGGAAGGAGACGCTGGGGCGCGTGATGAACGTGATCGGCGAGCCGGTCGACGAGAAGGGGCCGATCGAGGCCGTGAAACGCTACCCCATCCATCGCCCCGCCCCGAGCTTCGACGACCAGAGCACCGAAACGCGGATGCTCGAGACCGGGATCAAGGTCATCGACCTGCTGGAGCCGTACGTCCTGGGGGGGAAGATCGGGCTGTTCGGGGGCGCCGGCGTCGGCAAGACGGTGGTGATCATGGAGATGATCCACCGGATCGCCCTGCACCACGGGGGCTTTTCGGTATTCGCCGGGGTGGGGGAGCGCACGCGCGAGGGGAACGACCTCTGGCTCGAGATGAAGGAGTCGGGCGTCATCGAGAAGGCGGCCCTGATCTACGGCCAGATGACGGAGCCGCCGGGAGCGCGGCTGCGCGTAGGGCTGACGGGCCTGACGGTGGCCGAGTTCTTCCGCGACGAGGAGCACCAGGACGTGCTCCTCTTCATCGACAACATCTTCCGCTTCACCCAGGCGGGGTCCGAAGTCTCCGCGCTCCTCGGGCGCATGCCCTCGGCCGTGGGGTACCAGCCCAACCTGGCCACGGAAATGGGGGAGCTGCAGGAGCGGATCACCTCCACCCGCCACGGTTCCATCACCTCCATCCAGGCGATCTACGTGCCGGCCGACGACTACACCGACCCGGCCCCGGCGACCACCTTCGCCCACCTCGATGCCACGACCAACCTCGAGCGGCGGATCGTGGAACTGGGGATCTATCCCGCGGTCGACCCGCTGGCGTCGACCTCGAGGATCCTGGACCCCCGCATCATCGGGGAGGACCATTACGGCGTCGCGCGCGAGGTGAAGCGGATCCTGCAGCGCTACAAGGACCTGCAGGACATCATCGCCATCCTGGGGATCGACGAGCTCGGCGAGGACGACAAGCTGACCGTCAGCCGGGCGCGCAAGATCCAGAAGTTCCTGTCCCAGCCCTTCTTCGTCGCCGAGCAGTTCACCGGGATCCCGGGAAAGTACCTCCCGGTCAAGGAGAGCATCGAGGGCTTCCGGGGGATCTGCGAAGGGAAGTACGACCACGTCCCCGAGCAGGCGTTTTACATGGTCGGCGGCATCGACGAGGTCCTCGAAAAGGCCAAACAGATCGACGCCGCCTGA
- the atpG gene encoding ATP synthase F1 subunit gamma, with protein sequence MANIRDIRRRIRSARNIQQITRAMKFVSAARLRKAQERVIAARPYARRMTEVLESLAARVPEHSHPLLARRGDETIELVVITADRGLCGAYNTNIIRQALEFLNAHSGRKVELNILGKRARDFFRRRPYAVRHEAVGVLQQPTFADAAAIARDLIEEFTSGRKDQVWLVYNEFKSVVSQQVVVEPLLPIPRIESADEAGRLEYIYDEAPERIFSRLLPRHVEAQVYRAMLEAAASEQGARMAAMEAATNNAAEMIEGLTLYANKVRQAGITNELIEVVSGASR encoded by the coding sequence ATGGCCAACATTCGCGACATCCGCCGCCGCATCCGCAGCGCCCGGAACATCCAGCAGATCACCCGGGCCATGAAGTTCGTTTCGGCCGCCCGGCTGCGCAAGGCGCAGGAACGGGTGATCGCCGCCCGCCCCTACGCGCGGCGGATGACCGAGGTGCTCGAGAGCCTCGCCGCCAGGGTGCCGGAGCACTCGCACCCGCTGCTGGCCCGCCGCGGGGACGAGACGATCGAACTCGTGGTGATCACGGCCGACCGGGGGCTGTGCGGGGCCTACAACACCAACATCATCCGCCAGGCGCTGGAGTTCCTGAACGCTCACTCCGGCCGCAAGGTCGAACTGAACATCCTGGGGAAGCGCGCGCGCGATTTCTTCCGCCGGCGCCCCTACGCGGTCCGGCACGAGGCCGTCGGCGTCCTGCAGCAGCCGACCTTCGCCGACGCGGCCGCCATCGCCCGGGACCTCATCGAGGAGTTCACCTCGGGGCGCAAGGACCAGGTCTGGCTCGTCTACAACGAGTTCAAATCGGTGGTGAGCCAGCAGGTGGTCGTGGAGCCGCTCCTGCCGATTCCGCGCATCGAAAGCGCCGACGAAGCCGGCCGCCTGGAGTACATCTACGACGAGGCGCCCGAGCGCATCTTCTCCCGCCTCCTCCCCCGCCACGTCGAGGCGCAGGTCTACCGGGCGATGCTGGAGGCGGCGGCGAGCGAACAGGGGGCGCGCATGGCGGCGATGGAAGCGGCGACCAACAACGCCGCCGAGATGATCGAAGGCCTGACGCTGTACGCCAACAAGGTGCGGCAGGCGGGAATCACCAATGAACTCATCGAGGTCGTCAGCGGCGCCAGCCGGTAG
- a CDS encoding F0F1 ATP synthase subunit alpha: MEIKADEISRILREQIRDYRAGVTVNEVGTVISVGDGIARVDGLDNVMAGELLEFPHGVKGIALNLEEDNVGTVLFGEHTRIGEGDAVKRTGRIMSVPVGEALVGRVVNALGEPVDERGPVDSDEYVNIERVAPGVVDRQPVKEPLQTGLKAIDSMIPIGRGQRELIIGDRQTGKTAIAVDTIINQKNTDVVCIYVAIGQKRSTVAQVVKTLTDSGVMDRTIVVSASASDPATMQYIAPYSGCTMGEYFRDRGRHALVIYDDLSKHAAAYREISLLLRRPPGREAYPGDVFYLHSRLLERAAKMNAEKGGGTLTALPIIETQAGDISGYIPTNVISITDGQIFLESDLFHAGIRPAIHVGNSVSRVGGNAQIKAMKQVAGTLRLELAQYRELAAFAQFGSDLDKATQAQLARGERLTEILKQDQYRPLGVIEQVVSIYAGTRGFTDSLKVEAVHDFLEEMLRFMESSKKPLMEKLEAEKALSDGLKGELEEALRQFKEKFTAAQGAA, translated from the coding sequence ATGGAAATCAAGGCTGATGAGATAAGCAGGATCCTGAGGGAGCAGATCCGCGACTACCGGGCGGGCGTGACGGTCAACGAGGTCGGGACGGTGATCAGCGTCGGCGACGGCATCGCGCGCGTCGACGGGCTGGACAACGTGATGGCGGGCGAGCTGCTCGAGTTCCCCCACGGGGTCAAGGGGATCGCGCTCAACCTCGAGGAGGACAACGTCGGGACGGTCCTCTTCGGCGAGCATACGCGCATAGGCGAGGGGGACGCCGTCAAGCGGACCGGGCGGATCATGTCGGTGCCGGTGGGCGAAGCCCTGGTGGGCCGGGTGGTCAACGCCCTGGGGGAGCCGGTCGACGAGCGGGGGCCCGTCGACAGCGACGAATACGTCAACATCGAGCGCGTGGCGCCCGGGGTGGTCGACCGCCAGCCGGTCAAGGAGCCGCTCCAGACGGGGCTCAAGGCCATCGACTCCATGATCCCCATCGGCCGGGGGCAGCGGGAACTCATCATCGGCGACCGCCAGACGGGGAAGACGGCCATCGCGGTCGACACGATCATCAACCAGAAGAACACCGACGTCGTCTGCATCTACGTCGCGATCGGGCAGAAGCGCTCCACGGTGGCGCAGGTGGTGAAGACGCTGACCGATTCCGGGGTGATGGACAGGACCATCGTCGTGTCGGCCTCGGCTTCCGACCCCGCGACCATGCAGTACATCGCCCCCTATTCGGGCTGCACCATGGGGGAGTATTTCCGCGACCGCGGGAGGCACGCGCTCGTCATCTACGACGACCTGTCCAAGCACGCGGCCGCCTACCGGGAGATCTCCCTGCTGCTGCGGCGGCCGCCGGGGCGGGAAGCCTACCCGGGCGACGTCTTCTACCTCCACTCGCGGCTGCTGGAGCGGGCGGCGAAGATGAACGCCGAAAAGGGGGGGGGCACCCTCACGGCGCTCCCCATCATCGAGACCCAGGCGGGGGATATTTCCGGCTACATCCCGACCAACGTCATCTCGATCACCGACGGGCAGATCTTCCTGGAGTCCGACCTGTTCCACGCCGGCATCCGCCCGGCGATCCACGTGGGCAACTCCGTGAGCCGGGTCGGCGGGAACGCCCAGATCAAGGCGATGAAGCAGGTGGCGGGCACCCTGCGCCTGGAACTGGCGCAGTACCGCGAGCTGGCCGCCTTCGCGCAGTTCGGGTCCGACCTGGACAAGGCGACCCAGGCCCAGCTGGCGCGCGGGGAACGGCTGACGGAGATCCTGAAGCAGGACCAGTACCGGCCGCTGGGCGTCATCGAGCAGGTGGTGTCGATCTACGCCGGCACCCGGGGGTTCACCGACAGCCTGAAGGTGGAGGCCGTGCACGATTTCCTCGAGGAGATGCTCCGGTTCATGGAGTCGTCGAAAAAACCGCTCATGGAGAAGCTCGAGGCGGAGAAGGCCCTCAGTGACGGCCTCAAGGGCGAACTGGAGGAGGCGCTCCGGCAGTTCAAGGAGAAATTCACGGCCGCGCAGGGCGCGGCGTAG
- the atpH gene encoding ATP synthase F1 subunit delta, with the protein MISSAVAGRYARSLADVVFEERVEARVLEDLERFREIFAAVPDVLETFDSPAVAREAKGRLLEGLLERYPVSPVAANFLRVLLQNNRMRHFSPILDAFGKAVDARRGVVRARVTSAARLGEPELKMVEAGLSRFTGARVQVEPRTDPDLIGGCVVEIGSTVFDGSIRTRLAEVKRRLADARPERAPEARQD; encoded by the coding sequence GTGATTTCCTCTGCGGTTGCCGGAAGGTACGCCAGGTCGCTGGCCGATGTCGTGTTTGAGGAGAGGGTGGAGGCGCGGGTGCTCGAGGACCTCGAGCGCTTCCGGGAGATCTTCGCCGCCGTGCCGGACGTCCTCGAAACCTTCGATTCCCCCGCCGTGGCGCGCGAGGCCAAGGGGAGGCTGCTCGAGGGGCTGCTCGAGCGCTATCCCGTCAGCCCGGTGGCGGCCAATTTTTTGCGCGTTCTGCTCCAGAACAACCGGATGCGTCATTTTTCACCCATACTGGATGCGTTCGGGAAGGCGGTCGATGCGCGCAGGGGGGTGGTACGCGCCCGGGTGACGTCGGCCGCGCGGCTCGGGGAGCCGGAACTGAAAATGGTGGAGGCCGGCCTGTCCCGCTTCACGGGCGCCCGCGTCCAGGTCGAACCCCGTACCGACCCGGATTTGATTGGAGGATGCGTCGTCGAGATCGGGAGCACCGTCTTCGACGGTTCGATCCGGACCCGGCTCGCGGAGGTGAAGCGGCGCCTGGCCGATGCGCGGCCGGAGCGCGCGCCGGAGGCGCGGCAGGACTGA